A portion of the Arcobacter sp. F2176 genome contains these proteins:
- a CDS encoding aldolase catalytic domain-containing protein, with product MSVREDIKVFDCTIRDGGLVNNYHFTDEFVKAHYETCVASGVDYMEIGKNNSPSIMSEDEFGAWNFCKEEDIRRIVGENNTNMKIAVMSDIGRTVPSELLPKSESVVDMIRIATYIHQLPAAIELIEEAHAKGYETTVNIMAISKSFDDELNEVLEQLSKTNVDIIYIADSFGSFYPEQINKLTEKYLAYAEKTGKKIGIHAHNNLQLAYANTIEAMMYGASFLDVTISGLGRGAGNCPLELLIGFLKNPKYKMMPVLKFIEEYIVPLEKELDWGYSIPYMLTGQLNEHPRAAMKARDEGDTKYREFYRNLLAE from the coding sequence TTGTCAGTAAGAGAAGACATAAAAGTATTTGATTGTACGATTAGAGATGGGGGATTGGTAAATAACTATCACTTTACAGATGAGTTTGTAAAAGCTCACTATGAAACTTGTGTTGCTTCTGGTGTTGACTATATGGAAATAGGGAAAAATAATTCTCCTTCTATTATGAGTGAAGATGAATTTGGGGCTTGGAACTTCTGTAAAGAAGAAGATATAAGAAGAATAGTTGGTGAAAACAATACAAATATGAAAATAGCAGTTATGTCAGATATTGGTAGAACTGTACCTTCTGAATTACTTCCAAAAAGTGAAAGTGTTGTTGATATGATTAGAATAGCAACATATATCCATCAACTTCCAGCAGCCATTGAGCTAATCGAAGAAGCTCATGCAAAAGGTTATGAAACAACTGTAAATATTATGGCTATATCTAAATCTTTTGATGATGAGTTAAACGAAGTATTAGAGCAACTAAGTAAAACAAATGTAGATATTATTTATATTGCTGATAGTTTTGGTTCTTTTTATCCTGAACAAATTAATAAACTTACAGAAAAATACCTAGCTTATGCAGAAAAAACTGGTAAGAAAATAGGTATTCATGCTCACAATAACTTACAACTAGCATACGCAAATACAATCGAAGCTATGATGTATGGAGCAAGTTTTTTAGATGTGACTATTTCTGGACTTGGACGTGGAGCTGGAAATTGTCCCCTTGAACTTTTAATTGGTTTTCTAAAAAATCCAAAATACAAAATGATGCCTGTATTGAAGTTCATTGAAGAGTATATTGTACCTTTAGAAAAAGAGCTTGATTGGGGATATAGTATTCCATATATGTTAACTGGTCAGTTAAACGAACATCCAAGAGCTGCTATGAAAGCAAGAGATGAGGGTGATACAAAATATAGAGAGTTTTATAGAAATTTACTAGC